Proteins encoded together in one Lathyrus oleraceus cultivar Zhongwan6 chromosome 5, CAAS_Psat_ZW6_1.0, whole genome shotgun sequence window:
- the LOC127084130 gene encoding putative cyclin-A3-1: MQTRGSRKRANAEPIVLNPKKQRVVLGDLPNLQNASVSENQSNGKLQTRKNSKVKKSAATDVYLFDSFSLDKPVQRKNNAKHEIQQIIEPYASDISNYLRDMEMQKKRRPMVGYIENVQRFITTNMRGILVDWLVEVAEEYKLLPQTLHLVVSYIDRFLSIHVVNRSKLQLLGVSCMLVASKYEEITPPKAVDFCHITDNTYELKEVIKMEAEILKSLNFEMGNPHVNTFLNEFIGFATENQKTSKLQMEFLCNYLAELSLLDYECIRFLPSTVAASVIFLARFIIRPGVHPWVNIHHYLL; this comes from the exons ATGCAGACTCGCGGTTCAAGAAAGAGGGCAAACGCTGAACCAATTGTTCTTAACCCTAAAAAGCAGAGGGTTGTTTTGGGGGATCTTCCCAATTTACAGAATGCCAGTGTTTCTGAAAATCAATCCAATGGAAAACTCCAAACTCGGAAGAATTCCAAGGTCAAGAAATCTGCAGCAACAGATGTTTATTTGTTTGATAGTTTCAGTTTGGATAAACCGGTTCAGAGAAAGAACAATGCCAAACATGAAATTCAACAGATTATTGAGCCTTATGCATCTGATATATCCAACTATCTTCGCGACATGGAG ATGCAGAAAAAGAGAAGACCTATGGTTGGATACATTGAGAATGTTCAGAGATTCATTACTACAAACATGAGGGGAATATTGGTGGATTGGTTAGTTGAAGTTGCGGAAGAGTACAAGCTTCTCCCTCAAACCCTTCATCTTGTTGTTTCTTACATTGATAGGTTCCTATCTATCCATGTTGTCAACAGATCCAAACTTCAGTTGCTTGGAGTTTCTTGCATGCTTGTTGCCTC GAAATATGAAGAAATCACTCCACCAAAGGCGGTTGATTTCTGTCACATTACTGATAACACCTATGAGTTGAAAGAG GTTATAAAAATGGAAGCTGAAATACTTAAGTCACTAAACTTTGAAATGGGCAATCCTCATGTTAACACATTTCTAAA TGAGTTTATTGGGTTTGCAACTGAGAATCAAAAG ACTTCAAAATTGCAAATGGAGTTTCTATGCAATTACCTTGCTGAGCTAAGCTTGTTGGACTATGAATGTATACGATTCTTGCCGTCTACTGTTGCTGCATCTGTTATATTTCTTGCCAGATTTATTATTCGACCTGGTGTTCATCCTTGGGTAAATATTCATCATTATTTACTTTAA